In Mycoplasmopsis cynos, the following are encoded in one genomic region:
- a CDS encoding replication-associated recombination protein A — MINENLANFIRPKILDDILGQNHIKDLLKKVASKKLYNSFLFFGPSGVGKTSCALALAKEMQLSYGYFNASIGTKAELTDLLANNKILIIDEIHRLNKDKQEILLSYLEFDKIIVYATTTENPFFKVVPAIRSRMQILEFFKLEISEIVKGLRNIIQNHFKELKISDHKLELLANYSAGDYRSSINNLQMLAFLKNDLDEVTEKDLKTIIPNINFYSDQNSNEHYNNLSAFHKSMRGSDVNAALYYGFLILHTGDFDGLFRRMLAVSYEDIGLANPQISQRTLTAINIFERLGPAEGELAIATSIIDLALSPKSNSTYLAKQKVKEVISAGKIYKIPNHLKDAHYKSASKLGYGKDYKYPHNYENHWVNQFYLPIELKDEIFYVPSNNKYEKEAQKYWNKVKNLKE; from the coding sequence ATGATAAATGAAAATCTTGCTAATTTTATAAGACCAAAAATTTTAGATGATATATTAGGTCAAAATCATATTAAGGATTTACTAAAGAAAGTGGCCAGTAAGAAGCTTTATAATAGTTTTTTATTTTTTGGTCCAAGTGGAGTCGGTAAAACTTCATGCGCACTTGCTTTAGCAAAAGAAATGCAATTATCATATGGTTATTTTAATGCTTCAATTGGGACAAAAGCTGAGTTGACTGACCTTTTAGCAAATAATAAAATTTTAATCATTGATGAAATTCATCGACTTAATAAAGATAAGCAAGAAATATTATTATCCTATTTAGAGTTTGATAAAATAATTGTTTATGCAACAACTACTGAAAATCCCTTTTTTAAAGTTGTCCCAGCTATAAGAAGTAGAATGCAAATTTTAGAATTTTTTAAACTTGAAATAAGCGAGATTGTTAAAGGATTAAGAAATATTATTCAAAATCATTTTAAAGAATTAAAAATTTCAGATCATAAATTAGAATTACTAGCTAATTATTCTGCTGGTGATTATCGCTCAAGCATTAATAATTTACAAATGTTAGCTTTTTTAAAAAATGACTTGGATGAAGTTACAGAAAAAGATCTTAAAACAATAATTCCAAATATTAATTTTTATAGTGATCAAAATTCTAATGAACATTATAATAATTTATCAGCATTTCATAAATCAATGCGCGGCAGTGATGTTAATGCTGCTTTATATTATGGATTTTTAATTTTGCATACTGGTGATTTTGATGGTTTATTTCGAAGAATGTTAGCGGTCTCATATGAGGATATTGGTTTGGCTAATCCACAGATTTCTCAAAGAACCTTAACTGCAATAAATATTTTTGAACGCTTGGGCCCTGCTGAAGGTGAATTGGCTATCGCTACAAGTATTATTGATTTAGCTTTATCACCTAAAAGTAATTCAACATACTTAGCAAAGCAGAAAGTTAAAGAAGTTATTTCTGCTGGTAAAATTTATAAAATACCTAATCATTTAAAAGATGCTCATTACAAATCCGCAAGTAAATTAGGTTATGGTAAAGATTATAAATATCCACATAATTATGAAAATCATTGAGTTAATCAATTTTATCTTCCGATTGAACTAAAAGATGAGATATTTTATGTTCCATCAAATAACAAGTATGAAAAGGAAGCTCAAAAATATTGAAATAAAGTTAAAAATTTAAAGGAGTAA
- a CDS encoding phenylalanine--tRNA ligase subunit beta: MILSLKHLNKYLPSLELKPKNLEVALNELGFEVEWVKPFANVKGLIFAKVLDVFMNPNSDRLDVVKLETKFGQLTIQTTNRILKYGDLIICFPVGASKDGVEFKEIILKGYPSQGMMASWSEIGYDWTLLSEKDQILVLPNDFASINDDPMELLNINDTIIEISTTANRNDANSYYFLAKELAAYFKTEFKPLFSFNKQSDFISEFKVQKNLAKEISFLEVKTKDIKQNSIYEKTLLAKHGISSLFNWAVNLSNLTLIEIGSPAHVYDANKISPNISTTLYSGKLEILGAKEVEVNDVLAIKDDYKVISLACVMGLEATKSTSESNRFLFEIGVFDPKMVRHGAKEIKLNTNSASQGSRVISQEVAWLGMEYIKAYCKGLEISKIINEIKLDAKRAINFNSEKLRTYAGVDDLRIFDHAIKQLENLGFEFINSVVYVPNYRYDVLCFEDIIEEIFRFYSYQNFKPQEVRIAPLKTLNINNDKYYWMHNGYSEARTFSLVSIEKNKFNPWNILESFNLMTYVSKERESIRKSIIISLQEAVSYNLKRKIDQLSFFEHGMIANQTFVYGLASTNKTFKELQQDIINFLNLDLEFIKFEDNEYIHPNVSARIFYQNKYIGWIGKIHPKYDDTNAFYAEFIIPEQKSKLNKYQNVNFEPLKNIDLTFEIPNNGSINEIILNINKIHKPFSIKVVDDYQKEHSHNVTLRISDYETNIEKINKHFN, from the coding sequence ATGATTTTATCACTTAAACATTTAAATAAGTACTTACCATCTCTAGAACTAAAACCAAAAAATCTAGAAGTAGCATTAAATGAACTTGGATTTGAAGTAGAATGAGTTAAACCTTTTGCTAATGTAAAAGGGTTGATTTTTGCTAAGGTTTTAGATGTTTTTATGAATCCAAATTCTGATCGTTTAGATGTCGTTAAATTAGAAACAAAATTTGGTCAATTAACTATTCAAACTACTAATCGAATCTTAAAATATGGTGATTTAATTATTTGTTTTCCAGTTGGTGCTTCAAAAGATGGAGTTGAATTTAAAGAAATTATTTTAAAAGGATATCCATCACAAGGAATGATGGCTTCTTGATCTGAAATTGGTTATGATTGGACATTATTATCTGAAAAAGATCAAATATTAGTTTTACCAAATGACTTTGCTAGTATCAATGATGACCCAATGGAATTATTAAATATTAATGATACTATTATAGAAATAAGTACTACTGCAAATCGCAATGATGCTAATTCATATTATTTTTTAGCAAAAGAATTAGCTGCATATTTCAAAACTGAATTTAAACCATTATTTAGTTTTAATAAGCAAAGTGATTTTATTTCAGAATTTAAAGTCCAAAAAAATCTAGCTAAAGAGATTTCGTTTTTAGAAGTTAAGACAAAGGACATAAAGCAAAATAGTATTTATGAAAAAACCTTATTAGCAAAACATGGCATATCATCATTGTTTAATTGAGCTGTAAATCTAAGTAATTTGACTTTAATAGAGATAGGTTCCCCTGCTCATGTGTATGATGCAAATAAAATCTCTCCCAATATTAGTACTACATTATATTCAGGTAAACTAGAAATTTTAGGAGCCAAAGAAGTTGAAGTGAATGATGTTTTAGCTATTAAAGATGATTATAAAGTTATTTCACTAGCGTGTGTTATGGGGTTAGAAGCAACTAAATCCACAAGCGAATCTAATAGATTTTTATTTGAAATTGGTGTTTTTGATCCAAAGATGGTTCGTCATGGAGCAAAAGAAATTAAACTCAATACGAATTCAGCTTCACAAGGCTCAAGAGTTATTTCTCAAGAAGTTGCTTGATTAGGAATGGAATATATTAAAGCTTATTGCAAAGGCCTAGAAATTTCTAAAATTATTAATGAGATCAAATTAGATGCTAAAAGAGCAATTAATTTTAATAGTGAAAAATTGAGAACATATGCGGGTGTTGATGATTTAAGAATTTTTGATCATGCTATTAAGCAATTAGAAAATTTAGGTTTTGAATTTATCAATTCAGTTGTTTATGTTCCTAATTATAGATATGATGTTTTATGTTTTGAAGATATTATTGAAGAAATTTTTAGATTTTATTCATATCAAAATTTTAAACCACAAGAAGTTAGAATTGCACCATTAAAGACTTTAAATATTAATAATGATAAGTATTATTGAATGCATAATGGTTATAGTGAAGCTCGTACATTTTCTTTAGTTTCAATTGAAAAAAATAAATTTAATCCTTGAAATATTTTAGAAAGCTTCAACCTAATGACATATGTTTCGAAAGAGCGTGAATCAATACGTAAATCAATTATTATTTCACTACAAGAAGCAGTTTCTTATAATCTAAAAAGAAAAATTGATCAGTTAAGCTTTTTCGAACACGGAATGATTGCAAATCAAACTTTTGTTTATGGTTTAGCAAGCACAAATAAAACATTTAAAGAACTCCAACAAGATATCATTAACTTCTTAAACCTAGATTTAGAATTTATTAAATTTGAAGATAATGAATATATTCATCCAAATGTATCTGCTAGAATTTTTTATCAAAATAAATATATTGGTTGAATAGGAAAAATTCACCCTAAATATGACGATACAAATGCATTTTATGCTGAATTCATTATTCCTGAACAAAAATCAAAATTAAATAAGTATCAAAATGTCAATTTTGAACCTTTAAAAAACATTGATTTAACATTTGAAATTCCAAATAACGGAAGTATAAACGAGATAATTTTAAATATAAACAAAATTCATAAACCTTTCTCAATTAAGGTTGTTGATGATTATCAAAAAGAGCATTCTCATAATGTTACTTTAAGAATTTCTGATTATGAAACTAATATCGAAAAAATTAATAAACACTTTAACTAA
- the rpsB gene encoding 30S ribosomal protein S2 — protein MTTENKKIEKKVEQAVKYEKTAIISKDKLLESGSYFGHKSHAWNPKMKKYLVPNKKVKGAHIIDVYKTQSHLEYAYKLVNNLASKGTQFIFVGTKKQAREAVKAAAERTHSLYVTERWLGGTLTNNETIMRRVSAMEALEAKAENNFKGYTKKESLIFEKELEKLHKNLNGIRQMKRIPQVMIVADPNEDEIAVKEAKRKGLKVISILDSNSNPDAVDLGVPGNDDSAKFIHVFMTIIADAIVKVKGGEQIYAYQEDSKIVLPEFFSKSTINTSENNEQTIVNQTEKLVKKAEKPVESKQ, from the coding sequence ATGACAACAGAAAACAAAAAAATAGAGAAAAAAGTAGAACAAGCTGTAAAGTATGAAAAAACAGCTATTATCTCAAAAGACAAACTACTTGAATCAGGTTCATATTTTGGACACAAGTCACATGCATGAAATCCTAAAATGAAGAAATATTTAGTTCCTAATAAAAAAGTTAAAGGTGCTCACATTATTGATGTGTACAAAACTCAAAGTCATCTTGAGTATGCATATAAATTAGTAAATAACCTTGCTTCAAAAGGTACTCAATTTATATTTGTAGGAACTAAAAAACAAGCTCGTGAAGCGGTGAAAGCAGCAGCTGAAAGAACACATTCACTTTATGTAACTGAAAGATGATTAGGTGGTACATTAACTAATAATGAAACAATTATGCGTCGTGTTAGTGCGATGGAAGCTCTTGAGGCTAAGGCAGAAAATAATTTTAAAGGTTACACCAAAAAAGAATCACTAATTTTTGAAAAAGAACTTGAAAAATTGCACAAAAACTTAAACGGTATTCGTCAAATGAAACGTATTCCGCAAGTTATGATTGTAGCAGACCCTAATGAAGATGAAATTGCTGTTAAAGAAGCAAAAAGAAAAGGTCTTAAAGTTATTTCAATTTTAGATTCTAATTCTAATCCAGATGCAGTTGATTTAGGTGTTCCCGGTAATGATGATTCAGCTAAATTTATTCATGTATTTATGACAATAATTGCTGATGCAATTGTTAAAGTAAAAGGTGGAGAACAAATTTATGCATACCAAGAAGATAGCAAAATTGTTTTACCTGAGTTCTTTTCAAAATCAACAATAAATACATCTGAAAATAATGAACAAACAATTGTTAATCAAACAGAAAAATTAGTAAAAAAAGCTGAAAAACCAGTAGAAAGTAAGCAATAG
- a CDS encoding uracil-DNA glycosylase, giving the protein MKDSFLKILQLEGTKPYFENIIKVLKKAEEDNEVIFPHQTNLFKPFEYFQTYETKLIILGQDPYPGINIADGLAFSTGHIKTPASLKNIFIELKKDYPNVKIGTNSLLGWAKQKILLLNSVFTVVMNQPNSHRKIGWEEFVKSIIIEIIKANENVLILTLGNQANYVLNQVLKVAKLDPKNIFKLSHPSPLGYRHSFKDSHIFKTINNRLSELKIPEIDWNL; this is encoded by the coding sequence ATGAAAGATAGTTTTTTAAAAATCTTACAATTAGAAGGCACAAAGCCATATTTTGAAAATATTATTAAAGTATTGAAAAAAGCAGAAGAAGATAATGAAGTTATTTTTCCGCATCAAACTAATTTATTTAAACCATTTGAATATTTTCAAACTTATGAAACAAAACTTATAATTTTAGGACAAGATCCTTATCCTGGTATTAATATTGCTGATGGCCTAGCATTTTCAACCGGACATATTAAAACACCAGCTAGTTTAAAGAATATTTTTATAGAATTAAAAAAAGATTATCCAAATGTTAAAATAGGTACTAATTCATTATTGGGTTGAGCTAAACAAAAAATATTGTTATTAAATTCTGTTTTTACAGTAGTTATGAATCAACCAAATTCTCATCGGAAAATTGGTTGAGAGGAGTTTGTTAAATCAATAATTATTGAAATAATTAAAGCAAATGAAAATGTTTTAATTCTTACATTAGGAAATCAAGCGAATTATGTTTTAAATCAGGTATTAAAAGTTGCAAAATTAGATCCAAAAAACATCTTTAAATTATCTCATCCATCGCCATTAGGATATCGTCATAGTTTTAAAGATTCACATATTTTTAAAACTATTAATAATAGACTTTCAGAATTAAAAATTCCAGAAATTGATTGAAATTTATAA
- the pheS gene encoding phenylalanine--tRNA ligase subunit alpha, translating into MVNLELINTLEDLKKAKAKVYGKEGEIAKLQNELKLASSEQKKHLGQKITELKNKYQDFFIKAEERIYEIQINNRVNNEYIDVSLPTLKPSSLNPISIIEQRLKDWFIQHGYYQQDASEIVSDLYNFEKLNIPKDHPARAMHDSLYLNTTTLLRTHNTGISALVLEQNKNKELGTFAVGKVYRNDEDDATHSHQFTQLDFVTVGKVSFPNLIWTLKSMLSYVLEEEINLRLRPSYFPFTEPSVEVDIFYQNRWIEVLGAGMLHPKVLELAGYTNDMNGFAAGLGIERLTMIKYGFSDIRDLYKNDLRIMEQFNNER; encoded by the coding sequence ATGGTAAATCTTGAGTTAATAAATACATTAGAAGACTTAAAAAAGGCAAAAGCCAAGGTATATGGTAAAGAAGGAGAAATAGCAAAGCTTCAAAATGAGTTAAAGCTTGCATCAAGTGAGCAAAAAAAGCATCTTGGTCAAAAAATTACTGAGCTTAAAAATAAATATCAAGATTTTTTCATTAAAGCAGAAGAAAGAATTTATGAAATTCAAATAAATAATAGAGTTAATAATGAATATATAGATGTAAGCTTGCCTACTTTAAAACCCAGTTCATTGAATCCAATCAGTATAATAGAACAAAGGTTGAAAGATTGATTTATTCAACATGGGTATTATCAACAAGACGCAAGTGAAATTGTTTCTGATTTATATAATTTTGAAAAATTAAATATTCCAAAGGATCATCCAGCAAGAGCGATGCACGACTCATTATATTTAAATACAACTACATTATTGAGAACTCACAATACTGGAATAAGTGCCTTAGTATTAGAGCAAAATAAAAACAAAGAGTTAGGAACATTCGCAGTTGGAAAAGTTTATCGTAATGATGAAGATGATGCGACTCACTCACATCAATTTACTCAATTAGATTTTGTAACTGTTGGAAAGGTTAGTTTTCCAAATTTAATTTGAACATTAAAATCAATGTTATCTTATGTTTTAGAAGAAGAAATTAATTTGAGATTAAGACCAAGTTATTTTCCTTTTACTGAACCAAGTGTTGAGGTTGACATTTTTTATCAAAACCGTTGAATTGAGGTCTTAGGTGCAGGAATGCTACATCCAAAAGTTTTGGAATTAGCCGGATATACTAATGATATGAACGGTTTTGCAGCCGGATTAGGTATTGAACGTTTAACAATGATTAAATATGGATTTTCAGACATAAGAGATTTATATAAAAATGATTTAAGAATTATGGAGCAATTCAATAATGAAAGATAG
- the tsf gene encoding translation elongation factor Ts gives MSDNKMELIKELRARTNSSLIDCKKALEATSYDVEAAIDWLKKNGIVKAAKKAGRIAAEGAVIAVGNENRAVIVEINSETDFVAKNEKFVSLLNEVANEIFKNNVSTLEEALKIKLNDGSTIENALLNATAVIGEKISLRRFNLIKALEQEKLGIYVHANQRVAAIVKVKGSNVEAAKNVAMHVSAMNPEFTLVSDIPASRIESIKSQFEKPNGFENKPVQIQEKIQSGWFDKQLSEFVLEKQPFVMEDSLSVQKYLANHNDELVEVIRYEVGEGIEKAQSDFAAEVASMVVK, from the coding sequence ATGAGTGATAACAAAATGGAATTAATTAAAGAATTAAGAGCAAGAACTAACTCGTCTTTAATCGATTGTAAAAAAGCTTTAGAAGCTACTAGTTATGATGTTGAAGCTGCTATTGATTGATTAAAGAAAAACGGTATTGTTAAAGCTGCTAAAAAAGCTGGAAGAATTGCAGCTGAAGGTGCTGTTATCGCAGTTGGAAATGAAAACAGAGCAGTTATTGTAGAAATTAACTCAGAAACTGACTTTGTTGCTAAAAATGAAAAATTTGTTTCATTATTAAATGAAGTAGCAAATGAAATTTTTAAAAATAATGTAAGCACACTAGAAGAAGCATTAAAAATTAAACTAAATGATGGTTCAACTATCGAAAATGCATTATTAAATGCTACTGCTGTTATTGGAGAAAAAATTTCATTACGTAGATTTAATTTAATCAAAGCTTTAGAACAAGAAAAATTAGGTATTTATGTTCATGCTAATCAACGTGTGGCTGCAATTGTTAAAGTAAAAGGAAGTAATGTTGAAGCTGCTAAAAATGTTGCTATGCATGTTTCTGCTATGAACCCAGAATTTACACTTGTTTCAGACATTCCTGCTTCACGCATTGAATCAATTAAATCACAATTTGAAAAACCTAATGGATTCGAAAATAAGCCAGTTCAAATTCAAGAAAAAATTCAAAGCGGTTGATTTGATAAGCAATTATCAGAATTTGTTTTAGAAAAACAACCATTTGTTATGGAAGATTCACTTTCAGTACAAAAATATCTTGCTAATCACAATGATGAACTTGTTGAAGTTATAAGATATGAAGTTGGTGAAGGTATTGAAAAAGCTCAATCTGACTTTGCTGCTGAAGTTGCAAGTATGGTTGTTAAATAA
- a CDS encoding GIY-YIG nuclease family protein produces MTKRHLEILELIKNTKNKPGVYLWKNKTNKVIYIGKAKDIKKRLMQYLNGSLNSYKTPKMFEEIYNFDLYYTLNEKDALVLEEELIKKHKPKYNIKLVYSSKNKYIKIYIDKKNLIKFGFDSKISNKKVLENQFYFGPLIYDDEHRNFIDVLKSYFLYQDGLLITKQTIDEAKSVLNQIIEIFKFKNNDFNDELFRTEQKFSKLLDFENAHKYKKAQNFLKKLKEPQVAEIRNIHSIDYIAFKTFQDYVFIGIRNYTYGITTSFALKYYKFNGVITEFFENFLEVYYSQKLLPKKIIFSNEMHDFINEIEFSHKSLISFAKIGVNKLILNNLEHNLDEKYELIEKNVSIFNEISRMLKMNEIKKIYIFDNSFWNDKKGIGTVLEVSESNINKPIVHKWNLEKELSHYQKANDLKYMYFNVLKFLKFFETKISPNDLFIADGGLLQINEIKEALKNYEKNNQVIGLVKDKTHLTSKIINDKNIVLNFSANVFNFFSFLQNKVDKEAKKYLSKRKDTKFLNSQLQQIKGIGEKTEIKLLKHFGTLDNIKSATDQELLKFISKRQLKNLKENQK; encoded by the coding sequence ATGACAAAAAGACATTTAGAAATACTAGAATTAATCAAAAACACCAAAAATAAGCCAGGTGTATATTTATGAAAAAATAAAACTAATAAAGTAATTTATATCGGCAAAGCCAAAGACATCAAAAAACGTTTAATGCAATATTTAAATGGCTCTCTAAACTCATACAAAACACCAAAAATGTTTGAAGAAATTTATAATTTCGACCTCTATTACACGTTGAATGAAAAAGATGCATTAGTTTTAGAAGAAGAATTAATAAAAAAACACAAACCCAAATATAATATAAAACTTGTGTATAGTTCTAAAAATAAATACATTAAGATTTACATAGATAAAAAAAATTTAATAAAATTTGGGTTTGATTCTAAGATTTCTAACAAAAAAGTTCTTGAAAATCAATTTTATTTTGGTCCTTTAATTTATGATGATGAACATAGAAATTTTATCGATGTACTTAAAAGTTATTTTTTATATCAAGATGGTTTATTGATCACTAAACAAACTATCGATGAAGCAAAAAGTGTTTTAAATCAAATAATAGAAATATTTAAATTTAAAAACAATGATTTTAATGATGAGTTATTCCGGACAGAACAAAAATTTTCAAAATTATTAGACTTCGAGAATGCACATAAATATAAAAAAGCACAAAATTTCCTAAAAAAATTAAAAGAACCACAAGTTGCTGAAATTAGAAACATTCATTCAATTGACTATATAGCGTTCAAAACTTTTCAAGATTATGTTTTTATAGGTATCCGAAATTACACCTATGGGATCACCACAAGTTTTGCCTTGAAATATTATAAATTTAATGGCGTCATTACTGAATTTTTTGAGAATTTTTTAGAAGTATATTATTCACAAAAATTATTGCCTAAAAAGATTATATTTTCTAATGAAATGCATGATTTTATTAATGAAATTGAGTTTTCACATAAATCATTAATAAGCTTCGCCAAAATTGGTGTTAACAAACTTATTTTGAATAATCTAGAACATAACCTTGATGAAAAATATGAACTCATAGAAAAAAATGTTTCTATCTTTAATGAAATATCAAGGATGCTAAAAATGAATGAAATTAAAAAAATCTATATTTTTGATAATTCTTTTTGAAATGATAAAAAAGGAATCGGGACAGTTTTAGAAGTTAGTGAATCAAACATAAATAAACCTATTGTTCATAAATGAAATCTTGAAAAAGAACTATCCCATTATCAAAAGGCAAATGACTTAAAATATATGTATTTTAATGTTTTAAAATTCTTAAAATTTTTTGAAACAAAAATAAGTCCCAACGACTTATTCATTGCTGATGGTGGCTTATTGCAAATAAACGAAATAAAAGAGGCTTTAAAAAATTATGAAAAAAATAATCAAGTAATTGGATTGGTTAAAGATAAAACGCACCTTACTTCTAAAATAATTAATGATAAAAATATTGTTTTAAATTTTTCAGCAAATGTATTCAATTTTTTTAGTTTTTTGCAAAATAAAGTTGATAAAGAAGCTAAAAAATATTTATCAAAGAGAAAAGATACTAAATTTTTAAATTCACAATTACAACAAATAAAAGGCATCGGTGAAAAAACAGAAATAAAATTATTAAAACATTTTGGAACATTAGATAACATAAAATCTGCAACAGATCAAGAATTATTAAAATTCATTTCAAAAAGACAACTTAAAAATCTAAAGGAAAATCAAAAATAA
- the glyA gene encoding serine hydroxymethyltransferase: MYSKISIKDKIIENAINNELIRQQEHVELIASENYVSEDVLKAQGSILTNKYGEGYPGARYYGGCENVDAVEQIAIDRLKEIYGVKFANVQPYSGSTANAAAIASLVPSGGKIMGLSLSSGGHLTHGYKISFSGIFYESVSYDLGYDGILDYDAIESLALKEKPDLIICGYSAYSRTIDFARFKQIADKVGAKLMADIAHIAGLIAAKVHPSPVGYADIITSTTHKTLRGGRGGIIMTNDPDLAKKIDRWVFPGYQGGPLFHAIAGKAVAFYEALQPQFVDYAKMIIKNAKTMSEKFKSLGAKIISNGTDNHLFLIDVYNTYKITGKQAEDILHKVNITLNKNTIPFDTLNPRQGSGIRIGTAAMTSRGFSNWEELAIIIHDILSNYDSLSNDTPETLKILDSYKQKILKYLKNAPIKKTYI, translated from the coding sequence ATGTATTCAAAAATAAGTATTAAAGATAAAATAATAGAAAATGCTATTAATAATGAATTAATTAGACAGCAAGAACATGTTGAATTAATCGCGTCAGAAAATTATGTCTCAGAAGATGTTTTAAAAGCACAAGGCAGTATTTTAACAAATAAATATGGCGAAGGATACCCAGGTGCTAGATATTACGGCGGGTGTGAAAATGTTGATGCAGTAGAACAAATTGCAATAGATCGTTTAAAAGAGATTTATGGTGTTAAATTTGCTAATGTACAACCTTATTCAGGATCAACAGCAAATGCAGCAGCTATTGCATCATTGGTGCCTAGTGGTGGAAAAATTATGGGACTTTCATTGAGTTCTGGGGGTCATTTAACTCATGGATATAAAATTAGTTTTAGTGGAATTTTTTATGAATCTGTTTCATATGATTTAGGATATGATGGTATTTTAGATTATGATGCTATTGAAAGCCTAGCATTAAAAGAAAAACCAGATTTAATAATTTGTGGTTATTCAGCATACTCACGTACTATAGATTTTGCCAGATTTAAGCAAATAGCTGATAAAGTCGGCGCAAAGTTAATGGCTGATATTGCGCATATAGCTGGATTGATTGCTGCAAAAGTTCATCCTTCACCAGTTGGTTATGCCGACATTATCACTTCTACTACTCATAAGACATTGCGCGGCGGTCGTGGCGGAATCATAATGACAAATGACCCTGATTTAGCTAAAAAAATCGATCGTTGGGTATTTCCTGGTTATCAAGGCGGTCCATTATTTCATGCGATAGCCGGTAAGGCAGTTGCATTTTACGAGGCTTTACAACCACAATTTGTTGATTATGCTAAAATGATTATAAAAAACGCAAAGACAATGTCTGAAAAGTTTAAATCATTAGGAGCTAAAATTATAAGTAATGGGACCGATAATCATTTATTTTTAATTGATGTTTATAATACATATAAAATAACCGGAAAACAAGCAGAAGACATTTTACATAAAGTCAATATTACTTTAAATAAAAATACTATTCCATTTGATACATTAAACCCAAGACAAGGCAGTGGTATTAGAATTGGAACTGCGGCTATGACAAGTAGAGGATTTAGTAATTGGGAAGAATTAGCAATTATTATTCATGACATTTTATCTAATTATGATTCATTGAGTAATGATACACCAGAAACTCTAAAAATTTTAGATTCATATAAACAAAAGATTTTAAAATATCTTAAAAATGCTCCAATTAAAAAAACATATATTTAA
- the pgsA gene encoding CDP-diacylglycerol--glycerol-3-phosphate 3-phosphatidyltransferase, with protein MKKINKKNLPNLLTIIRIFIVAPILIIMFLYWLLYNIGLFKPYGNIDIAFMSLILAFFVLAMILDLLDGLFARIFKSISNFGKLWDPLADKIVTTSVLIFLAATNIVPFWLVAILVFRDIIVDGVRVVMYKNNISIAANIFGKLKTLVLTLAIIFILLIYISLPSYFEKFGYVVIFNIPMIVATILSIFSGYIYLKKAKSVIF; from the coding sequence ATGAAAAAAATAAATAAAAAAAATCTGCCTAACTTACTTACAATAATCCGAATTTTTATCGTTGCTCCAATATTAATAATAATGTTTTTATATTGATTATTATATAATATAGGTTTATTTAAGCCATATGGAAATATTGATATAGCTTTTATGTCTCTAATATTAGCTTTTTTTGTTTTAGCTATGATATTAGACTTATTAGATGGATTATTTGCTAGAATCTTTAAATCTATTAGTAATTTTGGAAAACTTTGAGATCCATTAGCTGATAAAATTGTTACAACATCTGTTTTAATATTTCTAGCTGCTACTAATATTGTTCCATTTTGATTAGTTGCAATTCTAGTTTTTAGAGATATAATTGTCGATGGAGTTAGAGTGGTAATGTATAAAAATAATATTTCTATTGCTGCAAATATTTTTGGAAAACTTAAAACACTTGTTCTTACTCTTGCTATAATCTTTATTTTGCTTATTTATATTTCGCTTCCTTCATATTTTGAAAAGTTCGGTTATGTTGTTATTTTTAACATTCCGATGATAGTAGCGACAATTTTAAGTATATTTTCTGGATATATATATCTTAAAAAAGCAAAGAGTGTAATATTTTAA